A window of the Hordeum vulgare subsp. vulgare chromosome 5H, MorexV3_pseudomolecules_assembly, whole genome shotgun sequence genome harbors these coding sequences:
- the LOC123396918 gene encoding heavy metal-associated isoprenylated plant protein 41-like: protein MAVAWYDWAGGTKWLKHYSSAQNILIVGDGDFSFSLALATAFGSGANLVATSLDSYAELNTKYSDATSNVTKLEAMGATVLHGVDVKDMNLHANLQLRWFDRIVFNFPHAGFNGREDEVDVIKSHQELVRSFFATARHMIWRHGEIHVTHKTKHPFSMWGIEQLASEFSLVMVEQAAFQIQDYPGYNHKRGSSWRCDQNFAIGDCSTFKFRLF from the exons ATGGCCGTGGCTTGGTACGATTGGGCTGGGGGAACCAAGTGGCTGAAGCACTACTCCTCGGCGCAGAACATCCTGATCGTAGGCGATGGGGACTTCTCCTTCTCGCTCGCGCTCGCCACCGCCTTCGGCTCGGGCGCGAACCTCGTCGCCACGTCCCTGGACTCCTACG CGGAGCTGAACACCAAGTACAGCGACGCGACATCCAATGTGACGAAGCTTGAGGCGATGGGCGCCACGGTTCTGCACGGCGTGGACGTGAAAGACATGAATCTCCACGCCAACCTGCAGCTGAGATGGTTCGACCGGATCGTCTTCAACTTCCCTCACGCCGGGTTCAATGGACGCGAGGACGAAGTGGATGTGATCAA GTCGCACCAGGAGCTGGTGAGGAGCTTCTTCGCCACCGCGCGGCACATGATCTGGCGTCACGGCGAGATCCATGTCACCCACAAGACCAAGCATCCGTTCTCGATGTGGGGTATCGAGCAGCTAGCATCCGAGTTCTCGCTCGTTATGGTCGAGCAAGCTGCCTTCCAGATACAAGACTACCCTGGTTATAACCACAAGAGAGGGTCGAGCTGGAGGTGTGACCAAAACTTCGCTATAGGTGATTGTTCCACCTTCAAGTTccgccttttctaa